Proteins found in one Salvia splendens isolate huo1 chromosome 10, SspV2, whole genome shotgun sequence genomic segment:
- the LOC121752448 gene encoding bifunctional purple acid phosphatase 26-like isoform X1: MNPSCAECVQLQLNFQGKESMTIKLLLLSSLLLTSISSGCAGLTSAFIRNEWPSVDIPLNNEVFAVPKGYNAPHQVHITQGDYDGKAVIITWVTANEPGSNIVRYGLSEGKYDFTAKGTVQNYTFYNYKSGYIHQCLVDGLQYNTKYYYEIGSGETSRSFWFQTPPAIDPDSSHKFAIIGDLGQTYNSLSTLEHCMQTGAQTILFVGDLSYADRYDNHDIGVRWDSWGQFVERSAAYHPWLWSTGNHEIEYFPHLGEVTLFRNYLHRYPTPFSASKSSSPLWYAIRRASAHIIVLSSYSPFVKYTPQWKWLEQELKKVDREKTPWLIVLMHAPIYNSNQAHFLEAESMKVVFESWFCHYKVDVIFAGHVHAYERSYRISSIRSNVSSSPSSDKSAPVYITVGDGGNQEGLANRFRDPQPDYSAFREASYGHSTLEIKNRTHAFYHWNRNDDGKRVPTDEFVLHNQYWGDSHRRRKLERYSM, from the exons ATGAATCCATCTTGTGCTGAGTGTGTGCAGCTGCAATTGAATTTTCAG GGGAAAGAGTCGATGACGATTAAACTGCTGCTTTTGTCATCTCTTCTTTTGACAAGCATAAGCAGTGGGTGTGCTGGTCTAACCAGTGCTTTTATCCGTAATGAGTGGCCATCTGTCGATATTCCTCTCAACAATGAAGTCTTTGCAGTTCCCAAAGGTTACAATGCTCCACATCAA GTGCACATTACACAGGGTGACTATGATGGCAAAGCTGTGATAATCACATGGGTAACAGCTAATGAACCTGGGTCCAACATAGTTCGATATGGCTTGTCCGAAGGAAAATACGATTTCACTGCCAAGGGAACAGTGCAAAACTACACGTTTTACAACTATAAATCTGGATATATTCATCAATGTCTAGTTGATGGTCTTCAG TATAACACAAAGTACTACTATGAGATTGGAAGTGGTGAAACCTCTAGAAGTTTTTGGTTTCAAACACCTCCGGCAATTGATCCAGATTCTTCTCACAAATTTGCAATAATTG GTGATCTTGGTCAAACCTATAATTCTCTTTCCACCCTTGAGCATTGTATGCAGACTGGTGCTCAAACTATATTATTTGTTGGAGATCTTTCTTACGCTGATAGATATGACAATCATGACATCGGTGTCCGCTGGGACTCTTGGGGTCAATTTGTTGAACGAAGTGCAGCATATCACCCATGGCTCTGGTCAACTGGAAATCATGAAATTGAGTACTTCCCACATCTG GGTGAGGTTACACTCTTCAGAAATTATCTTCACAGGTATCCTACACCTTTTTCTGCAAGCAAAAGCAGTAGTCCTCTGTGGTATGCCATAAGACGGGCATCAGCTCACATTATCGTCCTCTCCAGCTACTCCCCATTTG TGAAATATACTCCACAATGGAAGTGGCTTGAACAAGAGCTGAAAAAAGTTGACCGGGAGAAGACTCCCTGGCTTATTGTTCTGATGCATGCCCCTATTTACAATAGCAATCAGGCTCATTTCTTGGAGGCGGAAAGCATGAAAGTGGTGTTTGAGAGCTGGTTTTGTCACTATAAAGTTGATGTTATATTTGCTGGTCACGTGCATGCCTATGAGAGATCG TACCGTATCTCAAGCATACGATCAAATGTTTCATCGTCTCCGTCATCTGATAAGTCAGCCCCTGTTTACATAACCGTCGGGGATGGAGGAAACCAGGAGGGTCTAGCTAATAg ATTTAGAGATCCCCAACCAGATTATTCTGCTTTCCGAGAAGCAAGTTATGGGCACTCTACATTAGAGATAAAGAACAGAACTCACGCCTTTTACCATTGGAATCGGAATGATGATGGGAAGAGAGTGCCAACCGACGAATTTGTGCTACATAACCAGTACTG GGGAGACAGCCATAGAAGAAGAAAACTGGAGAGATATTCTATGTAA
- the LOC121752311 gene encoding histone-lysine N-methyltransferase ASHH3-like, translating to MPAMKKNAVCFGIGQLFNKLAKEIGSPVDFELPESFNKWKPTSSYSTIRRNVYLTKRIKRRLEDDGIFCSCSSSTGASGACSKDCLCSMLLSSCSSGCKCGSSCLNKPFHQRPVKKMKTVQTEKCGMGVVAEEDINVGDFVIEYVGEVIDDKTCEERLWKMKHRGETNFYLCEINRDMVIDATYKGNKSRYINHSCCPNTEMQKWMIDGETRIGIFATCDIKKGEYLTYDYQFVQFGADQDCHCGAAGCRKKLGVKPSKPKPSSDAALKIVTCQVAANCPKLKAVATNKPVNVNGVPVTECLSQDPSKWKKRRLNCIGSVIRIDQISDRRSFGIIRRFDNDRRKHLIMFEDGNSEFLDLSKEEWEFCNF from the exons ATGCCTGCAATGAAGAAG AATGCTGTGTGCTTCGGGATTGGGCAGTTATTCAATAAATTGGCGAAGGAGATCGGAAGTCCGGTCGATTTTGAACTTCCTGAATCTTTCAATAAGTGGAAGCCTACATCTTCTTACTCCACTATCAGACGCA ATGTATATCTTACTAAGAGGATTAAAAGGCGCCTTGAGGATGATGGCATCTTTTGTTCCTGCAGTTCATCAACCGGGGCTTCTGGTGCTTGCAGTAAAGATTGCCTCTGCAG TATGCTACTGTCTAGCTGTTCTTCGGGCTGTAAATGTGGGAGCTCGTGTCTGAACAAACCATTTCATCAAAGGCccgtgaagaagatgaagactGTGCAg ACTGAGAAATGTGGAATGGGTGTTGTGGCAGAAGAAGACATCAATGTAGGAGATTTTGTGATAGAATATGTTGGAGAAG TTATTGATGACAAGACATGTGAGGAAAGACTCTGGAAAATGAAACACCGCGGGGAAACAAATTTTTACCTATGTGAAATCAACAGAGACATGGTTATTGATGCAACTTATAAAGGAAACAAGTCTAGATACATTAATCACAGTTGCTGTCCAAATACTGAAATGCAGAAATG GATGATTGATGGTGAAACAAGGATAGGGATATTTGCAACCTGTGACATTAAGAAGGGCGAGTATCTGACCTATGACTACCA GTTTGTGCAGTTTGGCGCAGATCAAGATTGCCACTGTGGTGCTGCAGGTTGTCGGAAGAAGTTGGGAGTTAAACCCAGTAAACCCAAACCTTCTTCAGATGCTGCTTTGAAAATAGTAACATGTCAAGTGGCTGCAAACTGTCCAAAACTGAAAGCAGTTGCGACAAATAAACCT GTCAATGTGAATGGAGTTCCTGTCACAG AATGTTTGAGTCAGGATCCTTCAAAGTGGAAAAAGAGGCGCCTGAATTGCATTGGTTCAGTAATTAGAATTGATCAAATATCAGATAGAAG GTCCTTCGGGATAATAAGACGCTTTGATAATGATAGGAGAAAACATTTG ATCATGTTTGAAGATGGAAATTCTGAGTTCCTGGACCTCTCAAAAGAAGAATGggaattttgtaatttttaa
- the LOC121752448 gene encoding bifunctional purple acid phosphatase 26-like isoform X2, protein MTIKLLLLSSLLLTSISSGCAGLTSAFIRNEWPSVDIPLNNEVFAVPKGYNAPHQVHITQGDYDGKAVIITWVTANEPGSNIVRYGLSEGKYDFTAKGTVQNYTFYNYKSGYIHQCLVDGLQYNTKYYYEIGSGETSRSFWFQTPPAIDPDSSHKFAIIGDLGQTYNSLSTLEHCMQTGAQTILFVGDLSYADRYDNHDIGVRWDSWGQFVERSAAYHPWLWSTGNHEIEYFPHLGEVTLFRNYLHRYPTPFSASKSSSPLWYAIRRASAHIIVLSSYSPFVKYTPQWKWLEQELKKVDREKTPWLIVLMHAPIYNSNQAHFLEAESMKVVFESWFCHYKVDVIFAGHVHAYERSYRISSIRSNVSSSPSSDKSAPVYITVGDGGNQEGLANRFRDPQPDYSAFREASYGHSTLEIKNRTHAFYHWNRNDDGKRVPTDEFVLHNQYWGDSHRRRKLERYSM, encoded by the exons ATGACGATTAAACTGCTGCTTTTGTCATCTCTTCTTTTGACAAGCATAAGCAGTGGGTGTGCTGGTCTAACCAGTGCTTTTATCCGTAATGAGTGGCCATCTGTCGATATTCCTCTCAACAATGAAGTCTTTGCAGTTCCCAAAGGTTACAATGCTCCACATCAA GTGCACATTACACAGGGTGACTATGATGGCAAAGCTGTGATAATCACATGGGTAACAGCTAATGAACCTGGGTCCAACATAGTTCGATATGGCTTGTCCGAAGGAAAATACGATTTCACTGCCAAGGGAACAGTGCAAAACTACACGTTTTACAACTATAAATCTGGATATATTCATCAATGTCTAGTTGATGGTCTTCAG TATAACACAAAGTACTACTATGAGATTGGAAGTGGTGAAACCTCTAGAAGTTTTTGGTTTCAAACACCTCCGGCAATTGATCCAGATTCTTCTCACAAATTTGCAATAATTG GTGATCTTGGTCAAACCTATAATTCTCTTTCCACCCTTGAGCATTGTATGCAGACTGGTGCTCAAACTATATTATTTGTTGGAGATCTTTCTTACGCTGATAGATATGACAATCATGACATCGGTGTCCGCTGGGACTCTTGGGGTCAATTTGTTGAACGAAGTGCAGCATATCACCCATGGCTCTGGTCAACTGGAAATCATGAAATTGAGTACTTCCCACATCTG GGTGAGGTTACACTCTTCAGAAATTATCTTCACAGGTATCCTACACCTTTTTCTGCAAGCAAAAGCAGTAGTCCTCTGTGGTATGCCATAAGACGGGCATCAGCTCACATTATCGTCCTCTCCAGCTACTCCCCATTTG TGAAATATACTCCACAATGGAAGTGGCTTGAACAAGAGCTGAAAAAAGTTGACCGGGAGAAGACTCCCTGGCTTATTGTTCTGATGCATGCCCCTATTTACAATAGCAATCAGGCTCATTTCTTGGAGGCGGAAAGCATGAAAGTGGTGTTTGAGAGCTGGTTTTGTCACTATAAAGTTGATGTTATATTTGCTGGTCACGTGCATGCCTATGAGAGATCG TACCGTATCTCAAGCATACGATCAAATGTTTCATCGTCTCCGTCATCTGATAAGTCAGCCCCTGTTTACATAACCGTCGGGGATGGAGGAAACCAGGAGGGTCTAGCTAATAg ATTTAGAGATCCCCAACCAGATTATTCTGCTTTCCGAGAAGCAAGTTATGGGCACTCTACATTAGAGATAAAGAACAGAACTCACGCCTTTTACCATTGGAATCGGAATGATGATGGGAAGAGAGTGCCAACCGACGAATTTGTGCTACATAACCAGTACTG GGGAGACAGCCATAGAAGAAGAAAACTGGAGAGATATTCTATGTAA